The Corylus avellana chromosome ca8, CavTom2PMs-1.0 genome has a segment encoding these proteins:
- the LOC132190437 gene encoding BOI-related E3 ubiquitin-protein ligase 1-like has product MVKMAVQAPFYPENMDFPMCGLQDPAFGFVDDLRFSLQYPQQTLFHLQRSAQKLGVDYNEGVSSASSCNSLPPMPVFQSLDALFALQSQEIDRILQIQNERLRLVLQEQRKQDIAVLLSDFESKTSNLIRRKEEDLAQATMRTMELQECLRKAEMERETWQRLAKANEAMVTDLNNTLEQVRERVVSVSHTAEDTASFCGSCERDDRGQEEAVKRSSRKMTCKSCYSRSPCVLFLPCRHVCSCKYCEAFLGSCPVCSAVKEGSIEVFFV; this is encoded by the exons ATGGTTAAGATGGCTGTCCAGGCACCGTTTTACCCAGAAAATATGGATTTTCCCATGTGTGGACTACAGGATCCTGCTTTTGGGTTTGTTGATGATCTTCGGTTTAGCCTTCAATATCCCCAACAAACTCTCTTTCATCTTCAGCGGAGCGCTCAAAAGTTGGGTGTTGATTACAACGAAGGCGTTTCTTCTGCTTCCAGTTGCAATAGCCTCCCTCCAATGCCCGTTTTTCAATCTTTGGATGCTCTGTTTGCGTTGCAGAGCCAGGAGATAGACCGCATTCTTCAAATACAG AATGAAAGGTTGAGACTAGTTTTGCAAGAGCAAAGGAAGCAAGACATCGCAGTCCTCTTGAGTGATTTTGAATCGAAAACGTCGAATTTAATTAGGCGAAAAGAAGAAGACTTGGCACAAGCAACAATGAGAACAATGGAGCTGCAAGAATGCTTAAGAAAAGCAGAGATGGAAAGGGAAACATGGCAGAGATTAGCTAAAGCAAATGAAGCGATGGTCACGGATCTAAATAACACGCTTGAACAGGTCAGAGAGCGAGTTGTTTCGGTCAGCCATACAGCCGAAGATACAGCATCGTTTTGTGGCTCGTGTGAGAGAGACGATAGAGGACAAGAAGAAGCGGTGAAAAGAAGTAGCAGAAAGATGACTTGTAAAAGCTGTTACTCTCGGAGCCCGTGTGTTCTTTTTCTCCCTTGCAGACATGTCTGTTCGTGCAAGTATTGTGAAGCTTTTCTTGGTTCCTGTCCTGTATGTAGCGCTGTAAAGGAAGGTAGCATAGAGGTTTTCTTCGTCTGA